TGTGTGATCATAGCTATGTTTACTTCATTATGATCAACACAACACTTGTCAGCCCAAGTCAAGCTTTCCTTCATAGAAATTATGCATGCTTTGGCCGTGGATTCAAGTGCAAGAGCGTTATCCTTAGCCAAACTATGCTcgtgatcaaatatcttcaacTTCCCAACGAGACTATTTTTTgaaagagttgcaaggttatttccttccatgatggaatgtttcttagactcgtatcttgccgGTAAAGatcgaagatttttttttatcacaatgtccttttcagaaatGGTCTTCCCTAATACATAAcgtgcattaacaatttcagacactttgcaattaaactcatcaaacgaataTTCATCAGACATATGAAGATTTTCCCAGTCATAATTTAGGttctgaagcctagcttctttctttgaggtatctccttcgaatacggtttctaatatatcccaagcatctttagacgtagtgcacgaattcacatggtgctgaaaatcTTGGCTTATGGCGTGAATAATAACATTTAACCCgccagaattatgctttgcagcactTATCTCGACTTCACTATATTATGCTGAATCTTTCTCAATAATGTTTCAGTCTCTAACAACTTTCAGAGGATTGTATCATATTactacaagtttccatgtctgAAAGTCATGAGCTTGTAAAAAGGAATGCAtggtaattttccaccataaatatttTGTGCCATCAAAGGATGGCAGTATGTTTATTGAGACTGCACTCATgaccatatagtcagattgcttcaaacaccgacttattaggtctttcgcctgtttgcctgctttgataccaattgaaaatgcggaggtaccaaaatacaccaccaattttttcttaggaaacctgtatggactaaacccaaatacaattccaggagttacaaattaatgaatctcaatcaggaattatattaagagtttatatctctttctctcacaatcaatatatAAACGgaaacaagtctgtgaacctgattatgccTTGAAATTTCTTAGACGATTCCAAATATCaacatccaagatcaatcaagttgtatccaacaattaCGATAGAAATATCTAGATTGAtttatttacgtacaacctgtgatacttcaattataaagataaacaatataatacggaaaaagaaataacacagacaccaaaaattttgttaacgaggaaactgcaagtgcaggaaaaccccgggaccttgtacagatTTGAACgcaaactgtattaaaccgttACTATcaatacttcggactggaatgtagttgagaccgaatccaccatcACAGTAATTCAGTTATAGTCGCACTCCTTATGCCTCTTAAATCCCGTAAGACtctgtgcaattgattcccttagatgacgtcctttacatcctaagagttgcttcaactcaattaaagactttaaaccaatctgcctcccacagataagactATATGTTATTTCCATTTTGATAAACAGATTAAGGTGGGATAGGAAATCGTTTGCAATTGACAAAgtttagcaaacctcaaaatccggaactTACAACTCTAAAGAGCATCCTAAATTATTATTCGcctcacaagtaaaacctactttgatttcaacaaagaatcttTATAGAGGAATATACATGtgaaatcataaagtctgagacgaagaaactttgtgatttctatctatcttgcctgatctgagtgagactcaacaatcagtagcaagatcaggatacaagatagtcggacctggcttcacgaatccctaagcgaagtatttttagtcgttaaacctaaaaaggtttgaaAGAGAGGACGACTTCAGTTtaaaactaggacacacaagaagagTGTCGGGGATTCACAAATCCCAGTtacttgaggttctccttatatggACTTTCAAAATaaaaggtagctttggaatcaagcaatcaatatccaccgttagatgatatTTTATTTGAGATTAACACAATAAAATATATACTCtgattaggatgaaccgtaaccgaactgtgtataatgacttgttcatAAAATATTATCCGAAACTGGCCAGACAAACTATAAGCTTACCGttttcatgtaacactttaagactttaatctggAGGTTAAAATCTTTGATCTAAAACTCAGTAAAAGAGACAGTCGTTATATCTCAAATATGGGAAGAAATGTTAACAAAAAATCTCTAAGTCTTTAACGcattgatgaaaaatatgagAATATGCTTAATTGCACTCTGTCACTTTTTATACAGCAATTGAAGAAAATTGTTaaacaaagaaaaaggaaaaatcataaaaaaaaaacattaaaggATAAAAAAGGTTCAAATAGACAAAGATTTTCTAGTCTGTTCCAAATGTCTTGGTCATGGTCATCATACTTCATTGTGCATGACaaggattaatatgagaaaactAAAGCCTGGATGGCAACCTCAGACTATTGTCCCAAGGATGAATCAACCAGTGCAGTTTTCCTCACGTGTGCTGATAACAATCATATTCATGATTCAAATAGTTCCAGCCATTCCATACGAAAAAATATGTCTTCTTAAGAATAAAGAATCTACCACTTAGATTGAAAAATTCGTTCAATAAAGGATGAATTTCAACTGAAAAATGACATTTGGACTAAAAGGATTGGAACTTTGGAATTTGAACCGGATAAGTTGAAACAAGAACTAATAGAGACGTGTTATCCGCATGATCCTTAtgttcataaaaagaataaacggTCTTTTCCGAGAAATTCTTATAAGAACGTCCATCATAATTCATAACTCTCCATATTTTAAAGTCTTAAACAACTCTTCCACACTTAAACAAGAGGAATATCAGACTAAAGACAGGGAGACAACACTTGTATCTGAGTCTTCCTTGTGTAAAGATAGGGGTCATCTGAAGGGTAAATGTGTTTCAAAATCTAATTCTTCTACAACTACATTATTTCAGAAACAGAAGAAGTTCACAAAAACGAAGTGCCAGAAATCTCAAGAGAGTTGAACAAAATGATTCACAAATTGCGAAGATCAATCaacagtttcaaaaaaaaatttgcgTAATACAAAGGTAACAGACTCTCCCATTTTCTCACAAACTCTTGATTCTGTAGATAGAAGACCTAGACCAAGAAAATTTGCTTTAAAAAAACAATTTGTTCTCGAAAAGCCACCTAATCCTCCAAAATGTGGAAGGAATTGCCACAAGTAGTAACTCTCCAGTTGGTTCTCATCTCTCCCTTGGATGAGAATAACAACTCTAAAAAGGGTATGGGTGTCTAATTTTTTGTATCAATTGTGGCCAGTATATTCATTGTGATTAGGTTGAGCTCGATCTGCTCTGTGAAATAATCCATGACATAACAAGTCCGATGATTATTGTGCTCTAAATTTATTCATTGAGCTAAGTAAAATATAATTTATGACAAATACATATATGCCACATGATCATGCGATTATGACACGCTATTAAAAGCTTGTGTGAAACACATCAAATTTAGGGTAAAGGTTATTAACATGAATTTTTGATCCTTTTAAAAATATATCTGATCTCTCAAGGTTCTGTAACCAGTTTCACAAACTTATCATCTCTCAGAATAATCACTTAAGGTACGAAAACCATGTCTTCATCAAGTTTTTTTAGCAAGGAGGATGATGTTTGGACTGTGCAATTTCCTACAAGGAAAATCCGGTTTGAATCTTCAGGGAATGATTCATGTCAGGACAAGTGTGAAACTACACCTTGTGACAATCTTCCAGGTTCTCAATTTAATGAGTTACATCTCAAGTTGAACCTTGTGTTAGATCAAGTTCGTGCACTAAGGTGTGAactacaatcatctataaagaaGCTTGAAGATAAGATAAAACTTATTGAATCCAGGTTGGACCTTATTGAAGAGGAACTTGATGATTACAGAAACCGTGAGAATAATCTGGGAATTTCAGAGTAAAATCTCTTGGTTCATTTTTaagtactaggaaacttcttgtaagaatttattcttatgttcgaGAAGGATAACTATGACTTGATATAACATATATTGTGAgcacacaagctatttccaacgatttttatcttgcatgtttttaggtttatttatttaaattctggagtttttggaagatgaacttgcactATTTGATCATTATTGGTTTTATGTATTACAAAGTCTTATaagatatatgtgtcctttacattttttgaattgaactgatatctcatatatgctcaaaagttaaatctattaagttGTATGAGCTAAAAATATGATAAATTTTGTGAGAATTTTCCcagtattgatctactcgtgGTCATACTCTTATGTAATTACTGCATTATCGagctccgtaagattttcttatgtcgagtcatACCGATTAACTTGTctccttgttcgtaactggctTTGGGATTAATTTATATCTATGTTTAGAATACAAATCcatatgatttgttaatgtccgacaaaatccttatttttactaaagtaaggtcactcatttTGTTCTCCTGGGAATGACAtcgaatgggggagagttctttttgaacatgtgcttaattgctatggATGTTGAATAtacaggggatgcttgtatcttaaatcttctATATGAAACACTAAATATTTtatactctgtgatatcatctaaattaaaGTTGATATGTATTCCTTTAAGTCTTGAAGCATGTATTTGTtagattcattatgatcccatagttttcgtaccttttgccaatttttattgacaaaaggggagaaaattaattagtagtttcgcatATACTAATAACTCGAATGAGGTATTAGTTGATATTGAGTTAATTAGTACCTCAATATCTCGACTAACCCCTTATATATACCCCATCTCAATGATCATCTTAAATATTTGAGCCCCTTGATCGATATGCCGTTGCACTAGATTTAGTGGTACATGGGTTTATAGTAACGAAAAGCTTTGAAGGAAGGAAAGCATGTCTCATCATTCTAATGGATATCTCTGGTCATAACATGTGGAGATAATCTATTTACTCTAACACGCTCTTGTGTGCAGGTATGAACAACAAATATGCCATACTCTATATCAGCTAAATCTGCTGCAAATTGGGGTGACATGGCTCGTGGCTCTTACATAACCAGTAAGGAAGACTAGTCACATATACAAATTTCTTAACCCGCAACatgttggaggttaagaggggagATATGTGTACCCTATATTTTCGATGAGATCCATTGAACATATGGGTCAACTGGATGAAAACTGTGGCATCCTAAAAATAAAGAAACTCTTCATACTTGTCGTGTAATCAACTCTTAACGAGTTACTAGATAAGTTAGAGCAAAATAAAGGATCAGGGTTCTCTATTTAACCAACACAAAGGTACGCCATCTGGTCTACGTAAACCCTACCTCAATATCTCGACTAACTTGAGCGTCGGAGTTTTTTTTTTCAGGTACACCCACCTCTCGCGTGGATCTAATTAAAGGAGATGTAAACTAGTGGAAGATCAAACCATCAATCTCGAAGAGTGTTCGGTCAGAGACGTTTTTGCATAAACAATAACATTTTTATGATACTTAATTTAGATGGATTGATAAATCATAGATACTTTCCAAATGGATAATATTGTATAGCACAAACGGAAATGCTATTCGTCGCCTTACACAACGCCCTGGCAGCGACCAATCAGACGTGGCAATATGTCATGTTTTTTTTGCATCTCCATGTTTTACATAATCTTCTCTGTCGCTTCAGTTTTGTAAGGCGCGCTATCAAGTCTTGTAAGGTGATTAAGAAGGTGCACCGAAAAACACAgatcaaatattttaaaaaaaatcaaggaagaagaactgaggatGATAATACACCAAAACTGCTACATGCTCCCCAAGTTTTTTCTCTATCTTTTGATTCCATTTCAAGTCAGGTGTATCTTTTTTTCTCTCCTCGAGTGGAAAAAAAACTAGGGATTTTTTCCCCCTTTATCTGTCGCACCAGCCATGGATGGTGAGGTCTTTCTTCTACCTCAAACCTAGTTTTCTGCTCCCACTATTAATCAAGAAGATAGATCTGGAGATTGGTTTCCCTTCTTTAGATGAAAATCACCATTCTTATTCAACAGGGGAAATGAGGGATTCAATTCCAGGGATTGGAAAAATCTAGTCAAATTTAGTGTGAAGAAAAACGTAAATGAAGATTGCTCCTTGGTTTACAAACCCCTTGTGACGATTGAAGGGAAGGATGTGCCTGCCATTTCTTTGGAGAACTATAGATAGAACATCAAGGAGTGTGAGAAATTACTGATTGGCTCCTTTGTTGGTCACTGACTCTCTTTTTCTTCGGTTCAAATAGCTGCGACAAAGGCATGGAACCCAAAAGAAAAGGTAATGGTCTCTTTACATGGTGATAATGCCTTTGTGTTCAAATTTATGGATGAAAGAGATATGATTTCTGCCTTAGACAGGGGTAGGAAACTATTCATTTTTAGACCTTGGTGTTCATTGACAGAGAAATCCATCACGGAAATGAAATAGTACATATTTGGTTGATGATATATAATATCCCACTTCATTTGTGGAATAAACTAGGTTTGAGCTCAATTGCTAGTTTTATTGGTAACCCTCTTCTGATGGATGAGCATACTTTGAAAAAAAACTAGACTTGCTTATGCAAGAATGTGTGTGGAGATTAGTATAAATTGTACTTTCTCTAGTCAAATCCCTCTTTCGATTGATGGTATGAACTTACCGGGGGAGTACCAATGAAAACCACCAAGATGTGATCTTTGTTCTTCCTTTGGCCATGCCTCTAAGAAATGTGTGGTGAAAGGAGGTAAAAGAAAGGTGTACTGGATTCAGAAGAAAAATCAACAAGCCACAGAAGTGAGAGGAATGAAAGGTGTAAAATCGATTGAAACACGGATGATAATTCCTGCTGAAGAAACAGGTAAAGAAAGCGTTACTTCTAGGAATATCAAGAGTGGTAATGTTGTGGGAATGATACAAATTTCTCCAGCTAAGCATACTTATACTTATaatagaagaaagaagagctcaGGCAAGAAAGGGGTTAGCCCAAAGCAAGTGGAAACTTGCAATCTGAACTGTTACAGTATTTTAGGCTATACTATTGGCATGGTCAATTCTGAATTGTTTGAAGAGATACCAGAAAATAGGGAAGTAGAAGTAATAACGGGTAAGCGCAGTGGAAAGTCGCAAAGAGCAGAAGATAGTAATCATAAAGATCAAGATGTTGTAGATGATAGGGTGATTCATAAAGATGTTGAAGACATTACTGATGGTATCGACAATGGCTATGCAACTCCAAATTTGACTTCTAATATTTTTGAGAAGGAAAATACGGAGGCGGAACTCCCAATTCATAGTTGGATTACGGTGCGGAAAAAGAAGACGAAAAAGTGTATGTGAAACCTCTGGACTTACGTCTCATGATCATGAAGTTAAGTCGGCTACGCTTTCTGTTAGTGAAGCCGAAATAGATTCTCAAATCGCTTTTAACAAGTTAATGGGTATCTCTGATGAGATCGATTTGTAGGAATCTTTTGGAAAGTGCAAATTCTCAAAAGGAGATGGAAAGGCCTCTCAGTGAGGATGATGATGGTTTGAGAGATTTTGATCCCGACTCTGACACTGATAAACATATTGATGATGTTAAATGTTCGTACCAAGACGAAAATGAGGATTTTGAAGGGTGACAAGTATCTTTCGGGATTCTTGTTTGTGGAAGTTTTTAAGTAGTTTCTTGTTGCAGGCTTGCAGCTTGTGCTTCGAgctttttgttatttctttggaAGGATTTGGATTGctccttttttttctcttcttcttctcttttgtaACGTTGATggcatctttatttttttttaattgaatttGCCTTTTTGCGTTAAAATAAAACCGTTCGTATGGGAATAATAAACTTTTAGCAACTGGGTGTAAGTCCTATACCGAATACCATAAACTAGTACCCTTTGAACATTATCATCCGGAAATTTGAGAGATGTAACATTTTCAATGTCACAAcacgtttgttttttcctctatataggtagagtgttctatatagaggtttacctctatatctatataaatatcactatataatctctcttaaaatcatgtttgtttgaccACTATCTAACAACTTTATATTGTGTACCCAATATTACATATTTCTCATTTTACCCTTATAATattcaaaaaatccatgaatatccattacaaccaaagatgttcaaaaattccaaaaggaaaaaaatgtattagaaaatacaaccaaagatgttcactttttctgaaacggagcgaaagtataacttttttctgaaacggggtaaaaatatcactttttctgaaacggatcaaaaatatcactttatctgaaacgggcgaaagtatcactttatctgaaacgggcgaaagtatcactttttctgaaacggaaaaaaaaaatcaccttttctgaaacagggcaaaaatcactttttctgaaacggggcaaaaacataactttttctgaaacagaacgaaaatatcactttttctgaaacggggcaaaattttcactttttctgaaacagggcaaaaatatcactttttctgaaacatggaaaaaatcactttttctgaaacggagcaaaaatatcactttttctgaaacggcgcgAAAGTATCACTATTTCTGAAGcatgcgaaagtatcactttttctgaaacggggcgaaaatatcactttttctgaaacggcgtgaaagtatcactttttctgaaacgggggaagtatcactttttctgaaacggggctaaagtgtcactttttctgcaacggagcaaaatatcacttttttctgaaacagcgcgaaaatatccttttttctgaaacgggcgaaaatatcacttttgttGAAACATGTaaagttttagattttaaattaaggaattatttttggacattataagtTTGTTCGAGGATATATTAGTCATTTGAAGGTTCAATAGAGGTAGAGGCTCAACAATAACATCTCATTGGTGCTATTTGATTTCCTCTATATAGATAGAAATTTGCCTCTATCTTTGTAGAGGTAATAaaaaaacaaacaccaaataaATGAGACCCACCACTATATAGAGGCTAATAGAGGTTAGCCTCTACATACACgaaaaaacaaacatgatgttagCGTAGATGGACAGATAGATCACAGATACTTTCCAAATGGATAATACTATACGATGCATTACAAACAAAGAAAAGAGATGAAGCATTTGAAACCTACCACGTGTCATGCAACTAATGGTGACGCGCGCCCAAGTGAGATTTCCGATCCCTGTTATTACAATTCAACATGTTAAACACTAGACTCACTACTACTCTCCTGAAACCCCAAGAACAGATAAGTGGAAAGAAATGGCATATTCATCAGGTCTATTTTCTTCAATCAGAGGCCCTGAAATCTCCAAATCtagaaccctaattttcaatgCAAAACGTTatcatcatcaattcatcaatgtTTCATTTCCTCTTCATTATCAATCTTATCAGAAGAAGCAAAACAAGTTGAGAGTTTCTGCTGCATCATCATCTATCTCCATGACTGAGGATGTCCGAACTGGTCCAGAGGATCTTGTTGCATCTATTCTCTCCAAGGTTCTTATTTTCTAGACTTCTAGTTCATAATTATTAACTTCATTTAATAGTATATTTGTGGTTTCAGTTTAATTGAATTTCTATGGAATTTGATAGATTTGCCAATCTAAAGATAAATTTACCTAGATATCTCTTAGGAGAATGAACTAATTAGGGGAGAGTTAGATGAATGGCTGTTTTTTCTTCAAACAAGATGGTTCTTCAATGAGTTGTGAAAAGCGAGCTGGGCGCCCAGATAATAAAACTCCCTAGGCGCAAAAtgtgaacaatttttttttctatctCTGGGCGCCTAGGCGCTAGGCGAGGCGAAGGTGTTGGCCCTCTCCTAGCGCCTAACACAACATAGATACTTCGTCTTTGTGAAATGTTGAAAAACTATTAAAGTTATTGTGTGGTTGTAGTGCGGTCAGTGCAATGATAGAAACTAAGTAAAATTTGCTTAATTAGGTGACGGGAACTGATCGAGGAGTTTCGCTAACTAAAGAAGGGCATCAAGAGGTAGCTGAAGTGGCTCAGAAATTACAAAAGTACTGTGTTGATGAGCCTGTTAAATGCCCACTTATATTTGGAGGTAAATCCTTACTGCTACTTTCATCGTCTAACTTAGTTTGTATGCATTTGATGTTTCATTGGATTACTGGTTGGATCCTTAACATATGGCGCATACCAATGTTGGTTTTCAGAGTGGGATGTGCTATATTGTTCTGTGCCAACATCTCCTGGAGGTGGCTACCGCAGTGCATTAGGGCgtgtttttttcaaaactaaacaaaTGATTCAAGTAGTTGAAGCTCCTGCCAGCGTTAAAAATAAAGTCTCGTTTTCTTTATTTGGCTTCATAGATGGAGAGGTTTCCTTGAAAGGTAAGCAAAATCTATCCCCCTTTACAAAGACGAATTGATCCTACAATCATTATGAAATTGGTCTTTGAAATTCTCTTTTACATGTTGCACGATACCAGGTGCACTGAATGTATTGGATGAAAAATGGATTCAAGTTATTTTCGAGCCTCCAGAACTGAAGGTTGGAGGTTTCAATTTCACCTATGGTGGGGAGAGTGAGGTTAAACTGGAGATTAGCTACGTAGATGAAAAAATCAGGTTAGGAAAAGGTTCCAGAGGTTCTTTGTTTGTCTTCCTAAGACGCTAAAATCACGTCTCATTTTATCCCAAACCCATTGTGTATCTTTTAACTTTTGGTGTATCACTAATAATAGTTGTGATGATTGAACAAACATCCGTCTGCTGTATAATATTTCAGATCTATAGAACTCTTGATATGTACTGCGGAATTTTCTTATTGCAGACCTGTCATATTTTTGTCCATCATTTAAACTTAAAGAGACTGAGCttatctcttgaagaaaaatagGAATGCCCATGTGTTAAAGCTAAATGTAATGCTATTTATAGCATTTCAGTGCAGCCTTTTGCCATCCCCGGCGTCTGGATGGATGCACCACCCTTTACAAGTGCAGATTGCCTGGCTCTAGCTCTGGACATTTTTCTCTGAAAACACAACTTAAATAACctttttgaactttgatttcattgTGCCTATCTGAAGTCGGCGAAATGATCATTTTACGTTGTCCAGGAGATTGGATAACCAAATTGATCGGAGGCTTTGCAATTTGGCTCCCCAGTTGACATTTAGTTGGTCCTTTCTAACCGGATCAGAGCTATGAATATTCTGGACTGCAAGGAACTCATTGCCAGACAAGGAAAGCAAATAAAGTTTCCCAAAGAACATTAGAATTCACAGCTTTCAGTCTAGCATATCATTAAGCATCCAACCCAATTCACTTCAACTGGACCATCCATGAGGTCAACCTCATCATTATTCTTGCAGTAGTCCCACACTTGCCAAGTAGTAGGACAGCTGCTCAGATGATCGATACTTTCCACCTGAAAGCCACACAGAAGCCATTCAGAAGTAATGTTCAGACCTCTATGAACAAGCTGAGCTCTCACCAAATTTTCCGTTGAGCCACTCAGCCAGCCATAAGAACCAAATGCATTCCCATCTGAAAAACAAAGTCcacaaattttatattatttatattcTATTAATAATTTAGGTCGGCAATTCTTGAGTCAAAAATTGACAAAATCTCAATAAATAATTTctttcttgaatatttcttgaTAAACTAATTTGATGCTGAGGGTGTTGTAGAAGAAACAAAATGGTGGTATTATTGTTTAATCGAAAGACAAAAATACCCTGATTTATTACATCAATCCCGATTCTCAGTCTCAAAAGAAACGAGTCAAAACGAGGTTATTTGTGTAAGTGCAGCACATTTCTTGAACTCAGTGTTCGTCAGAATACGGTAAGAAGAAAAGACAATTCATCCATACCAACTTGCTAATTCAATAATACAGTTTCAttttaatatataaaattatgtgaACCATTCAGTTTTAATCACATTGTCAACAAAATCCACTTTACTAATCTAAATCAGAAAATGATAGAAATATGCAGCTGGATAGCTACTTGCCCTCCGGAGGCGGATAATTGAATTTCTAACTAGCCCGCATTCCATCTTGATAGACTTTTCACTAAAGATGTCAAGAGTGTTTACACGTGACATCTGCCATATACACCTCCCTTTTTAGAAAAAAGGTATTatgaatgtagttaatatcggatatcggttcatctcggccgggaccgatacactggtacgattttatatcggggatattatcgttgaaatatcggtataatatcggttctagatttagagactataattttatattaaacattttctccacacattttcggataagatataatagataaaatcaattttatcaaaaaaacaaaagagtaactttagtaacttgcttcgagagctacatgcacctctactaccacctggaagactttcttcgccaaaattacccttaaactttatagaaaacgaccaataccgtctcatgtcgggaaatgtaggaaaatttcgtatcgaccgatacggccgatatttgaccgaaatggccgatattatcgggcgaatatcgtatccccgatatccttcttatcatatcgttctgggccgatatccgaaatatccccgatatatcagccgatacggccgatattgactacattgggtaTTATCACTTTTGTATTTTAGTCTAAAAATAAGTTAAATTTAAGAAGTAACAGTAATTCTGTCTAGAAATTGAGAACCTTTTAAAGAATTTTGCATCCCATTATGGTTTTATTTTTGGATTCGGTTTTAATAGATATATATTATGAGAGACGAAATTCACAACACCAGGAATAATGAGGTTAATGGAAAAAATTACAAACTAACACTCTTCGAAAAAATATGCATAAAATTGTACCTTGTTTGTTTTGATCTAATTTGTGATCTGAATCCGATTCTGTACAAGTCGGATCATTCGTGTTTACATTTTTTTTCTAATATTTGACGTGAAGTCTGATCTGGCTCACAAAGCTGACTAGAAGGTATTTTATACCCAATTTATTGGGTGCTATTTATGCCTTATAGAACCTTATAGTATGTTCAGATACGACTTTAGAAATTGCTTTTCGATTTCTTGAAGCAAAAAAAGATCAGAAATTTATTTCCGTACATAATTTCAGAATGACTTTTATAGCCTGTTTCGATGTCATTTCAGAAGTTACTTTTTGAATTATGGAAGCGAAAAAGTTAGAAGTTAGTTTGGGTCACAATTTCAAAATGACTTCCAGAAGTGAAAATCTACCAGTATTTGAGAAGTTGTTTTTTAACTTTTAGAAATCGAAAAGCC
This genomic stretch from Papaver somniferum cultivar HN1 chromosome 5, ASM357369v1, whole genome shotgun sequence harbors:
- the LOC113284430 gene encoding probable plastid-lipid-associated protein 8, chloroplastic, whose protein sequence is MAYSSGLFSSIRGPEISKSRTLIFNAKRYHHQFINVSFPLHYQSYQKKQNKLRVSAASSSISMTEDVRTGPEDLVASILSKVTGTDRGVSLTKEGHQEVAEVAQKLQKYCVDEPVKCPLIFGEWDVLYCSVPTSPGGGYRSALGRVFFKTKQMIQVVEAPASVKNKVSFSLFGFIDGEVSLKGALNVLDEKWIQVIFEPPELKVGGFNFTYGGESEVKLEISYVDEKIRLGKGSRGSLFVFLRR